The Blochmannia endosymbiont of Camponotus sp. genomic interval AATATCTAGAAATCATAGTAGATATACGACCAAGTATTTTATTCTTAGCATCAATAATATGCCATGTTCTCCTAATTACATGTGATTTTGCCATAAAAGTTTTCATAGAGATAAACCTAACTCAATATAAAAATGCAATCATATTAATTAAATATGAAGTAATTAACAAATATAAAAATAAGATACCTGATTGGTGCAGGGCACACGTACTACTATTAAAATCAAATTTCTCTAACATCTTCGATTCTAAAATAGGTACACGCTAGTATTTACTTCATACAATATTCTTAATCTGTAATATATTATATCAATTAAAACAAATAATTGATATAATTAAGAGACAGTCTAGCATCATTTCATTTTTTTAAATTACTCAGATATTTATTTGAAAAATATTACTAAAGATCTCTATCTATTTACTGACTTCAGTATATTCTATACGAATACTTATTGATAAAGAAAATTAAGTAGAATAAAATTCTACTAAAATAATGTACATACTAGCCAATCGGTGATTGGATACTTATCACTTAAATTGTTATACAATAACATATAAACATATGCAAAAATTACGTATCAATCAGTTAGCACGCCAAAATAAACACATAAATAAAATGAATTTAGGAGTATATCATCATGATATGGATATGTATATTCATAAGCTCAATAATTGGAGTTATTATAGGAGCATTTATCATGTATTATAAAGCACGTTATTTACTACATGATCAAAAAACTTTATATAGCGAACTACAAGATAAAAAAAACAAACTAAATGAATATCAAAAAGAATTGAGTAATCACTTTACTTACACTATAAAATTATTAAAAAAAATAGAAGATGACTACCGTCACTTATACCATAATGTTAAAAGAAGCGCCAATTTTTTTTTACCAAATACACATATACAAGATAACGTACACGCATTTAATGCAAAAAAAACAACTATAAAAAACGAACAATTACCAATAGAAGCGCCGTTAGATTATTCCAGTAATACGGAAAATACAATAAAAAGTCATGATAATAAATAATATAAGAAAACTTTTATTAGTTTACATAAACTATTCGACATCTTATCATGCTATGCATAATATAATAATGTGCAATATAGGCAGTTCATCCACCTAAATCTGTTATGGACGTTAAAATTTACCAAAAATAAAATAGAAATTCGAATTTTAGTCATTAAGGTTTTATGAATATTTAAAACAATATTATTCTTGATTACAATATAACTAATTATATTAATTACCTATGAAGATAACACATTTCCTAAAGATATTGAGTATATTATTTACATTGGGAATTTCATATGCTGAGTCTTCTATAAATCATACAACATTTTCTACAGAAATGTCAGGGCTCTTACCGAGTTTAGCCCCCATGTTAGATACAGTGCTTCCAGCAGTAGTAAGTGTGCATGTTGAAGGTATTCAACCTGCGAGAAGACTTACATTGCCTAAAGAATTTAAATATTTTTTTGGACCAGATATTCCTGGAGGAAATTTTGGATCTAGACCATTCGAAGGACTAGGATCAGGGGTGATTATTAACGCTAATAAAGGCTACATTATTACCAATAACCATGTTGTCAATGGTGCAGATAAAATTAAGATACAACTTAACGATGGGCGTGAATTTAACGCTAAACTGGTAGGACATGATGAACAAACTGATTTAGCATTACTTCAATTATTAAAATTTAAAAATCTCTCTGAAATAAAAATGGCTGATTCTGATATTTTAAAAGTTGGTGATTTTGCTGTTGCTATTGGTAATCCTTTTGGATTAGGTCAAACAGCAACTTCTGGTATTATATCAGCATTAGGAAGAAGTGGTTTAAACCTGGAAGGATTAGAAAATTTTATACAAACTGATGCCTCCATAAATAGAGGAAATTCTGGAGGAGCTCTAGTAAACTTACATGGAGAATTAATTGGAATTAATACTGCTATTTTAGCACCTGGAGGAGGAAATATTGGCATTGGTTTTGCTATTCCTAGTAATATTGTGAAAAATTTAAGTCAACAATTAATTGAATTTGGAGAAGTAAAACGAGGTCAATTAGGAATAAAAGGCACAGAATTGACCGCTGATATCGCTAAAGCACTTAATATCGATGCGCAACGCGGCGCTTTTGTTAGCGAGGTACTACCGGGTACTGCAGCCGCTAAAGCAAATATTAAAGCAGGAGATATTATTGTATCCATAGAAGGAAAACCAATAAAAAATTTTGCAGAATTAAGGGTGAAAATTGGTACTACTACTCCAGGTAAAATTATAAAACTAGGATTATTACGGGATGGGAAACTGCAAACAGTATCAGTTCTATTAGATGATAGCACCTCTGTGAGTACCAGTGAGGAAATGCTAACCCCAGCATTACAAGGGGCTTCTTTAAGCAATGGATATTTAAAAGATGGAACAAAAGGAGTGCAGGTTGAAGACGTCGTAAAAGATTCTCCAGCTTACTCTATTGGCCTACAAAAAGGCGACATAATTGTCGGACTGAATCGTACGAAAGTACACAATTTATCTCAATTACGTAAAATTTTAAACGAAAAACCATCAGTTATAGCACTAAATATTATGCGTGGAGATACAAATATATTCTTACTACTTCGTTAATTTTTGCTCTATTTTAAACAACGACACAGATAAAAAATAATAATAAACCTATACCATACTTTATGAAATCATCATAATTAAAAATTGCTACACACCTGATAATAAGATTATTTATTAGTAACTCGTTGGATATGAGCTCCCATATTTTTTAACTTTTTCTCAATATGATCATATCCACGATCAATATGATAAACACAATCCACTATCGTCAATCCTTCAGCAATACAACCAGCTAATACTAAACTTGCAGAAGCCCGCAAGTCCGTTGCCATGACTTGAGTACCAATTAATGAATCGACACCATGGCAAACAATCATATTGTTTAATATTTTAACACGAGCTCCCATACGAACAAGTTCTGGTACGTGCATAAACCTATTTTCAAATATAGTTTCTATAATTTTTCCCGTTCCTTTGGAGACTATATTTAATAAAGTAAACTGTGCTTGCATATCAGTAGGAAACCCTGGATACGGCTTAGTGCATACAGTAATAGCTTTAGGCCTTTTCCCGTGCATATTTAAACCGATCCAATCTTTACCCGTATTAATATCAGCTCCAGATTCGCGTAATTTTTTTATCACAAAACGTAACGTATCCGGACGAGATCCCAAACATACTACATTTGTACGTGAAACAGCGGCAGCAACTAAAAAGGTACCAGTTTCAATGCGATCTGGCATGATTGAATACTTTCCCCCTCCTAATTTTTGAGCCCCTTCGATAGTGATTCTATTGCTTCCAGCTCCATTAATATTGGTTCCTAACATAATAAGAAAATTAGCAGTATCAACAATCTCTGGTTCACGAGCAGCATTGTCAATTATAGTAATTCCCTCTGCTAACGCAGCAGCACTCATGATAGTAACCGTGGCTCCAACGCTAATTTTATCCATGATAATATGAGCACCATGTAATCGTCCATTCACAGAAGCTGTAACATACTCCTCTTCTAAGATAATTGTTGCCCCTAACCGCTCTAAACCG includes:
- a CDS encoding YhcB family protein, which gives rise to MIWICIFISSIIGVIIGAFIMYYKARYLLHDQKTLYSELQDKKNKLNEYQKELSNHFTYTIKLLKKIEDDYRHLYHNVKRSANFFLPNTHIQDNVHAFNAKKTTIKNEQLPIEAPLDYSSNTENTIKSHDNK
- a CDS encoding Do family serine endopeptidase, whose product is MKITHFLKILSILFTLGISYAESSINHTTFSTEMSGLLPSLAPMLDTVLPAVVSVHVEGIQPARRLTLPKEFKYFFGPDIPGGNFGSRPFEGLGSGVIINANKGYIITNNHVVNGADKIKIQLNDGREFNAKLVGHDEQTDLALLQLLKFKNLSEIKMADSDILKVGDFAVAIGNPFGLGQTATSGIISALGRSGLNLEGLENFIQTDASINRGNSGGALVNLHGELIGINTAILAPGGGNIGIGFAIPSNIVKNLSQQLIEFGEVKRGQLGIKGTELTADIAKALNIDAQRGAFVSEVLPGTAAAKANIKAGDIIVSIEGKPIKNFAELRVKIGTTTPGKIIKLGLLRDGKLQTVSVLLDDSTSVSTSEEMLTPALQGASLSNGYLKDGTKGVQVEDVVKDSPAYSIGLQKGDIIVGLNRTKVHNLSQLRKILNEKPSVIALNIMRGDTNIFLLLR
- the murA gene encoding UDP-N-acetylglucosamine 1-carboxyvinyltransferase gives rise to the protein MTVDRFYIHGPTPLSGEVSISGAKNSALPILFATLLTEEPVEIFNVPKLKDIDVTIKLLTQLGAKVDHCDVVFVDASSVNTCCASYDLAKSMRASIWALGPLVARFGEGKIWLPGGCSIGKRSVDLHVNGLERLGATIILEEEYVTASVNGRLHGAHIIMDKISVGATVTIMSAAALAEGITIIDNAAREPEIVDTANFLIMLGTNINGAGSNRITIEGAQKLGGGKYSIMPDRIETGTFLVAAAVSRTNVVCLGSRPDTLRFVIKKLRESGADINTGKDWIGLNMHGKRPKAITVCTKPYPGFPTDMQAQFTLLNIVSKGTGKIIETIFENRFMHVPELVRMGARVKILNNMIVCHGVDSLIGTQVMATDLRASASLVLAGCIAEGLTIVDCVYHIDRGYDHIEKKLKNMGAHIQRVTNK